One part of the Thermodesulforhabdaceae bacterium genome encodes these proteins:
- a CDS encoding DUF4178 domain-containing protein: protein MGLFDWLLGKGKEKDIKPFFDPTKVRLEDLRPGWLVDFDMKTWEVIARHRYDMGDGFEMLEWELRSGNDIKYLCREEDDGIYWTLMKKVPLGAIDPGLKKHILQYEDPPQKLQYEGNVYEMVSYGGAKFFKNGMHPAIPFIYWEYESSDGTKVITVEQWGDTEFEASAGEYVEEYQFSNILPR, encoded by the coding sequence ATGGGACTTTTTGATTGGTTGCTAGGGAAGGGCAAGGAAAAAGATATTAAGCCCTTTTTCGATCCAACGAAAGTTCGCCTTGAAGATCTTCGCCCTGGATGGCTTGTGGATTTTGATATGAAAACCTGGGAGGTAATTGCACGCCATAGATATGATATGGGTGATGGCTTTGAAATGCTCGAATGGGAACTGAGATCCGGTAACGATATAAAATATCTTTGTCGAGAAGAAGACGATGGAATCTATTGGACTCTGATGAAAAAAGTTCCGCTTGGTGCTATTGATCCCGGGCTTAAGAAGCATATTCTCCAGTATGAAGATCCGCCTCAAAAACTACAATACGAAGGGAATGTTTATGAAATGGTAAGTTATGGTGGAGCCAAATTTTTCAAAAACGGCATGCATCCAGCCATCCCCTTTATTTATTGGGAATACGAAAGTTCTGATGGAACAAAGGTCATAACCGTGGAACAATGGGGAGATACAGAATTTGAAGCTTCCGCTGGAGAATATGTGGAGGAATATCAATTTAGCAATATTCTTCCAAGATAA
- a CDS encoding DUF350 domain-containing protein, which translates to MESMIGAIAKWVGVVFGFFVGSIVLLSVGRWVFNLMYPRCNVRDELVEKDNPAMAIVLGGYVIGMALAIGGSLVGPTLTIRLAFYDLLIYGPLAILFMFCSHFISDKIILRSFDATKEIIEDRNCGTGIIVAANHVAMGLVVYGAVAGEGTILSAVVFWLLGQIALIVATWFYNRILPFDVHEQVEKDNVAAGVAFAGVLVATGNIVRFAIQGNFVSWERDLLFFVVVMGIGAVLLPLSRLLVEKIMLSGRRLMDEIVRQDVPNIGAATIEASIYVAISFLIGWSLSI; encoded by the coding sequence ATGGAAAGCATGATCGGCGCTATTGCTAAATGGGTTGGCGTTGTTTTTGGGTTTTTTGTCGGATCGATAGTTTTACTAAGCGTTGGCAGATGGGTGTTTAATTTGATGTATCCTAGGTGCAACGTTCGTGATGAGCTTGTGGAAAAAGATAATCCCGCTATGGCTATAGTGCTTGGGGGTTACGTGATTGGAATGGCTCTCGCCATAGGTGGATCTTTGGTTGGACCGACTCTGACGATAAGGCTCGCCTTTTACGATCTTTTGATCTATGGGCCTCTTGCCATTTTGTTCATGTTCTGCTCACATTTCATTTCCGATAAAATCATTTTGCGTTCCTTTGATGCAACTAAGGAAATTATCGAAGATCGTAACTGTGGAACCGGTATTATTGTTGCCGCTAACCACGTTGCCATGGGACTTGTGGTTTATGGAGCTGTTGCCGGTGAAGGAACCATACTGTCTGCTGTGGTCTTCTGGCTACTTGGGCAAATCGCTTTGATTGTTGCTACATGGTTCTACAACCGCATTCTTCCTTTCGATGTTCATGAGCAAGTTGAGAAGGATAATGTTGCGGCAGGAGTGGCTTTCGCAGGCGTTTTGGTTGCTACAGGGAACATTGTGAGGTTCGCCATTCAGGGTAATTTTGTGTCCTGGGAAAGAGATCTTCTGTTCTTTGTAGTGGTAATGGGAATTGGTGCCGTTCTTCTTCCTTTATCCAGACTTCTTGTTGAAAAAATTATGCTTAGTGGACGCCGTCTCATGGATGAAATTGTAAGGCAGGATGTCCCCAATATTGGCGCCGCCACTATTGAAGCATCTATATATGTGGCGATCTCGTTTCTTATAGGTTGGAGCCTTTCTATATGA
- a CDS encoding polyamine aminopropyltransferase has product MIIRLIGEKFSGIFSHNARVVSASKIIKLAVFVTGFSGILIEYIISTIASYLLGDTLFQWALIISLFLFAMGIGSRITGYIKSDEAICFVVVESLLSLVIVVSLTGAYASMAYPVAVRFVLYGSTLLVGILIGMEIPLLIRLNSRFADLALNLSRLLEKDYIGALVGGIFFAFIGLSRFGPLTLGILVALLNWLVALIFWLYFGHQIAKGRAVAVIICFVGVLTCAALPFGNAVASWGEDRKYRDEIIYSEQTPYQKIVITRWRQFFWLYLDGHLQFSSYDEYRYHESLVHPAMLASASRENVLILGGGDGLAAREVLKYRDVKNVTLVDIDPAITNLARTHPLLVDLNDMSLKDPRVRVINDDAGAFLDRSPQIWDVIIIDLPDPRTPTLERLYSVEFYRNCKRHLSRGGVMVTQATSPVFSPYAFWCIVKTMEEAGFYAVPMHAYVPTFGDWGWVIGSDFPEEILRSRIESHWDYVTFSVKFLSLEVLKTLFIFSPADKIDFQKVEKNSFLKPVLYQYYRQGLWGLE; this is encoded by the coding sequence ATGATTATTCGCCTGATTGGCGAAAAGTTCTCTGGGATATTTTCTCATAATGCCAGAGTTGTTTCCGCCTCGAAAATCATCAAACTTGCGGTGTTTGTAACTGGGTTTTCCGGGATTCTTATAGAATACATAATTTCTACAATAGCCTCCTACCTCCTTGGAGATACACTCTTTCAATGGGCTTTGATAATCAGCCTTTTTCTTTTTGCTATGGGTATTGGTAGCCGTATTACAGGTTACATCAAGAGTGATGAAGCAATTTGTTTTGTGGTTGTGGAATCCCTTCTTTCTTTGGTGATCGTTGTATCTCTTACAGGAGCTTACGCTTCTATGGCTTACCCTGTTGCTGTTCGATTCGTTCTTTATGGCTCGACTCTTTTAGTGGGAATACTCATTGGTATGGAAATTCCCCTTCTTATAAGACTTAACAGCCGGTTTGCGGATCTGGCTCTGAATCTTAGCCGCCTTCTTGAAAAGGATTACATTGGAGCTCTTGTGGGAGGTATTTTCTTTGCCTTTATCGGTTTGTCTCGCTTTGGTCCGCTTACTTTGGGTATCCTGGTGGCTCTTCTTAACTGGCTTGTTGCTCTTATATTCTGGTTATATTTCGGTCACCAAATCGCTAAAGGAAGAGCTGTAGCTGTAATAATATGTTTTGTTGGAGTTCTGACCTGTGCTGCTCTTCCTTTTGGGAATGCTGTAGCTTCCTGGGGTGAAGATAGAAAATACCGAGATGAAATTATCTACTCAGAACAGACTCCTTACCAAAAGATCGTGATTACGAGATGGCGACAATTTTTCTGGCTGTATCTGGATGGACATCTACAGTTTTCGAGCTACGACGAATATAGATACCATGAAAGTCTTGTTCATCCTGCCATGCTTGCGTCGGCATCTCGCGAGAATGTTTTGATTCTTGGCGGTGGCGACGGTCTTGCGGCTAGAGAAGTGTTAAAATACCGGGACGTTAAAAACGTAACACTGGTGGACATTGATCCAGCAATTACAAATCTTGCAAGGACTCACCCTCTTCTTGTGGATCTTAACGATATGTCCCTTAAGGACCCGCGTGTCAGAGTGATAAACGATGATGCTGGCGCTTTCTTGGACCGGTCACCACAAATTTGGGATGTAATAATTATAGATTTACCAGATCCAAGAACGCCAACCCTGGAAAGGCTTTATTCTGTTGAATTTTACCGGAATTGTAAACGACACCTTTCCAGAGGCGGAGTAATGGTGACTCAGGCTACAAGCCCTGTATTTAGTCCCTACGCTTTCTGGTGCATCGTTAAAACTATGGAAGAAGCTGGATTTTACGCTGTCCCTATGCACGCCTATGTTCCCACCTTTGGGGACTGGGGTTGGGTAATTGGATCGGATTTTCCAGAGGAAATACTTCGATCTAGAATCGAGTCTCATTGGGATTATGTGACTTTTTCTGTAAAATTTTTAAGTCTGGAAGTTCTTAAAACATTGTTTATATTTAGTCCAGCGGATAAAATTGATTTTCAAAAAGTCGAAAAGAATTCGTTTCTAAAACCGGTTTTGTATCAATACTACCGGCAAGGGCTGTGGGGATTAGAATAA